A window of the Methanoregula sp. genome harbors these coding sequences:
- a CDS encoding EamA family transporter has product MLWIFLALLGALANAAYFIIVKKYITALDPKLLTGIGFTLGGGLLFLVSAYRGFPPLGPDFFSAVGVTLILNIIGLNLIFKALSSSDLSLSVPMLSFTPAILIGTSYILLHEVPSLFGFLGICIIVCGSYVLNISEEHEHFLDPVRAMIRNRGSWYMLIVAFLFAISINFDKIALLNSDPFFGMALTVFLIGIAFLAESGYSHYSGRNKSLNQVMNNPVHVAPAVTSLHLRQFTGLCLLIGLFVAVEAASINMAYTLQIVPYVIAIKRMSIIFMVLYGTLVFSEEDILKRILGAALMVAGAIIILLFA; this is encoded by the coding sequence ATGCTCTGGATTTTCTTAGCGCTCCTTGGCGCCCTGGCCAATGCCGCTTATTTCATTATTGTCAAGAAGTATATCACCGCACTGGATCCAAAGCTCCTGACAGGAATAGGGTTCACTCTTGGGGGAGGCCTGCTCTTTCTGGTGTCGGCCTACCGGGGATTTCCCCCTCTCGGCCCGGACTTTTTTTCAGCAGTGGGAGTTACCTTAATCCTGAACATCATCGGGCTTAACCTGATTTTTAAAGCCCTGTCTTCATCCGACCTCTCGCTCTCAGTCCCGATGCTGTCGTTCACGCCAGCCATCCTTATTGGTACTTCTTATATCCTGCTCCATGAAGTGCCATCATTGTTCGGTTTTTTGGGTATCTGCATCATCGTATGCGGTTCATATGTGCTGAACATTTCAGAAGAACATGAACATTTCCTGGACCCGGTCCGGGCGATGATCCGGAACCGGGGCAGCTGGTACATGCTCATTGTAGCATTCCTGTTTGCCATCTCGATCAATTTTGACAAGATCGCACTGCTCAATTCCGACCCGTTCTTTGGGATGGCACTCACGGTTTTTTTAATCGGGATTGCTTTCCTTGCTGAGTCTGGATATTCCCATTACTCCGGCAGGAACAAATCTCTGAATCAGGTTATGAATAACCCGGTCCATGTTGCACCTGCTGTCACGTCATTACACCTGAGGCAGTTTACAGGACTGTGCCTTCTCATTGGCCTTTTCGTTGCTGTTGAGGCTGCGTCCATAAATATGGCCTATACTCTCCAGATCGTTCCCTATGTTATTGCAATAAAGCGGATGAGTATCATCTTCATGGTCCTTTACGGAACCCTCGTATTCTCCGAAGAGGATATCCTCAAACGCATTCTGGGGGCTGCACTCATGGTTGCGGGTGCAATTATTATCCTCTTGTTTGCGTGA
- a CDS encoding cysteine hydrolase family protein — MKEALLVIDVQNEYFTGQLPITYPPGSFEKILVAMDHAHATHMPVLVIQHSNPVPEATAFRKGTRGWELHDEINQRHTDIIIEKNMPGSFTGTNLDGWLKEHNISVITIAGYMTQMCCDTTARQAFHRGYTVNFLSDATGTLSIKNTAGTISDADLHRAILVTQQQRFSRVLTTAEWMQRT; from the coding sequence ATGAAAGAGGCACTGCTGGTCATCGATGTCCAGAATGAATATTTTACCGGACAACTTCCCATTACCTATCCCCCGGGAAGTTTTGAAAAAATTCTGGTGGCAATGGATCACGCCCATGCCACCCACATGCCGGTTCTCGTGATCCAGCATTCAAATCCAGTACCGGAAGCAACTGCATTCAGGAAAGGGACACGTGGCTGGGAACTTCACGATGAAATCAACCAGAGGCATACGGATATCATCATTGAAAAAAACATGCCCGGCAGTTTTACCGGAACGAACCTTGATGGCTGGTTAAAAGAGCACAACATATCCGTCATAACTATTGCCGGCTATATGACCCAGATGTGCTGCGACACGACTGCCCGGCAGGCATTCCATCGTGGATATACAGTAAATTTTCTGTCCGATGCAACCGGAACCCTGTCGATAAAAAATACTGCCGGCACGATCAGCGATGCAGATCTCCACCGCGCAATTCTCGTCACTCAGCAGCAGCGGTTCTCCCGTGTTCTGACAACTGCTGAATGGATGCAGCGGACATGA
- a CDS encoding PAS domain-containing protein, which yields MEKQPEPEKNMNGIQQEWASTLDSHALSQFLESIIINAKLWMTFLDTNRNVVIWNRAAQEITGYSADEVLGHNTIWRWIYPDASYRRKVTQKIIENIQTKKSLENFETTIVTKNQEMKKISWNTRELVGEDKKSIGFIVLGTDITEIAKVKSDLRRYAEFQKSIIINAKLWMTFLDANNNVIIWNKAAEAITGYAKEEVIGHSDVWKWLYPDPAYRREVTKMIRDIIRNNKYLENIETHILTKRGLTRYISWNTRELTGDDNKPLGYIIVGNDITEKLLAKKELKEHEEMFRGITSSANDAIALLDRNGVITYWNPAAELLFGACSGSVFRQNFFSLFSPEKYRNDDKSDLKLFFETATGPFAHKPRELQFQKITGEIIQAEISLSTVTIHGILNAIAVIRDIRERIETETREREILINEVIQGSPIPQFMLDQNHKIIFWNRALEEHSGIKAEEVIGTNQHWRAFYETQRPCLADLLIDGMIDDIPKWYAGKFNKSRLVRGAYEATDFFPKMGREGTWLYFTAAIIRDAKGEVLGVLETLEDITDAIMYKSR from the coding sequence ATGGAAAAACAACCGGAACCGGAAAAAAACATGAATGGTATTCAGCAGGAATGGGCATCTACCCTGGACTCTCACGCCCTGAGCCAGTTTCTGGAGAGTATCATCATCAACGCAAAACTCTGGATGACGTTTCTGGATACCAACAGAAATGTGGTGATATGGAACCGTGCTGCGCAGGAGATCACCGGGTATTCGGCTGATGAAGTGCTTGGCCACAATACCATCTGGCGATGGATCTATCCCGATGCTTCTTATCGCAGGAAGGTCACACAAAAAATTATAGAAAATATCCAGACTAAAAAATCCCTTGAAAATTTTGAGACCACAATTGTCACCAAAAACCAGGAGATGAAAAAAATTTCCTGGAACACCCGCGAACTTGTTGGAGAAGATAAGAAAAGTATCGGGTTCATTGTTCTGGGAACTGACATCACCGAGATCGCTAAGGTAAAGAGCGATTTAAGGAGATATGCAGAGTTCCAGAAAAGCATCATTATCAACGCAAAACTCTGGATGACGTTTCTTGATGCCAATAACAATGTGATTATCTGGAACAAAGCGGCAGAAGCAATTACCGGCTATGCAAAAGAGGAAGTCATCGGCCATTCTGACGTATGGAAATGGCTGTATCCCGATCCTGCGTATCGGCGTGAAGTAACAAAAATGATCAGGGATATTATCCGTAATAACAAGTATCTGGAAAACATCGAGACCCACATTCTCACAAAACGGGGACTGACACGGTATATCTCGTGGAATACGCGGGAACTTACCGGGGATGATAACAAACCCCTGGGCTACATTATTGTGGGAAATGATATTACCGAGAAACTGCTGGCAAAAAAAGAGTTGAAAGAGCACGAAGAGATGTTCCGCGGGATCACATCTTCTGCAAATGATGCTATTGCACTTCTTGACCGTAACGGTGTCATCACGTACTGGAATCCTGCTGCAGAGCTATTATTCGGGGCATGTTCAGGATCCGTGTTCAGGCAGAATTTTTTCTCCTTGTTCTCTCCGGAAAAATACCGTAATGACGATAAATCAGACCTGAAATTATTTTTCGAAACCGCTACTGGCCCATTTGCACATAAGCCCCGCGAGTTACAGTTCCAGAAAATTACCGGGGAAATTATCCAGGCAGAGATCTCCCTTTCGACAGTAACTATCCATGGGATCCTGAACGCGATTGCGGTCATCCGGGACATCCGCGAGCGGATTGAAACTGAGACCCGTGAACGGGAAATACTGATCAATGAAGTCATTCAGGGATCCCCTATCCCGCAGTTCATGCTGGACCAGAACCACAAAATTATCTTCTGGAACCGGGCGCTTGAAGAACACAGTGGGATAAAAGCCGAAGAAGTCATTGGTACAAATCAGCACTGGAGGGCGTTTTATGAAACGCAGAGACCATGCCTTGCCGATCTGCTGATCGACGGAATGATCGATGATATTCCTAAGTGGTATGCAGGAAAATTCAACAAGTCCCGGCTGGTCAGGGGCGCGTATGAAGCTACAGATTTCTTCCCGAAGATGGGGCGTGAAGGAACCTGGTTGTATTTCACTGCAGCCATTATCCGTGATGCAAAAGGAGAGGTTCTCGGCGTGCTGGAAACTCTTGAAGATATTACCGATGCGATTATGTACAAGTCCCGGTAA